A window of Nicotiana tabacum cultivar K326 chromosome 24, ASM71507v2, whole genome shotgun sequence contains these coding sequences:
- the LOC107778204 gene encoding uncharacterized protein LOC107778204 yields the protein MRSDPSTRKSDALCEFHQESGHNTEECIALRQEVVNMLRQGHLKELLSDKERNNFARGRERQGLPKLPSLARTINMFIGDNDNASINNVKFTATHKLKRSITHERYDILEESIIFDESNANSLTSPHNDALVITLRILDTNVKRIMVDDGRGACIIHP from the coding sequence ATGAGGTCTGACCCGAGCACCAGAAAATCCGACGCCCTCTGTGAATTCCACCAGGAAAGCGGACACAATACGGAAGAATGCATCGCCCTCAGGCAAGAGGTTGTGAACATGTTGCGGCAAGGACACCTCAAAGAGCTGTTGAGCGATAAAGAAAGAAACAATTTCGCCAGAGGTCGTGAACGCCAAGGTCTGCCTAAGCTGCCATCACTGGCTCGCACCATCAACATGTTCATTGGCGACAACGACAACGCCTCCATCAACAACGTTAAATTCACTGCCACTCACAAGCTCAAAAGATCTATCACCCATGAGCGATATGACatactcgaagaaagtatcatcttcgacgaGTCAAATGCCAACAGTTTGACTTCCCCTCACAACGATGCTCTCGTCATTactttacgaattttagatactaatgtaaaacgtaTCATGGTAGACGATGGGAGGGGAGCATGCATTATCCATCCCTGA